The DNA segment TCCTTCGCCTTCGCCTCCCGCTCGTCGGGAGGGGAGGGCCGGCGGGCGGAGTGCGCGGTGTGCCTCTGCGGCCTGGCCGACGGGGACCGCGTCCGGCGCCTCCCCTGCCGCCACGTCTTCCACGGTGAGTGCCTCGAAGGCTGGTTCCACCACCTGAACCTCACCTGCCCGCTGTGCCGCTCCGAGCTGGCCGCGCCGGAGGTTCGCGCCGCTGCCGACCGCCGGATCGGGGCCGAGCTCGTCGCCTGGCTCTCCCACCACTGATCATTTGTGGTCGCTGTTGCTGTTAAATATCTTATCATATAAAAACCCTCTCTTTGCCCTTTTTTAAAGGTTTGGCCTTTTTTTCTCTTGCTTTTTTGGTTTCTAATGCACTTTTTTTTCTCCTGTGTATATAAGGCCTTATTTTTTGGGTCtcttctgaaagagatctttaatCTGGCTTATTTTGGTTCGTATCCATGATCAGATCTATCATGCAAAAACGAACTGTTTGAGTTCTTGACATCATCCATAGCAGAAATTACTGGAGTTCTTAGGGTGAAAACGATATATAGAACAGGATACATggaattctttttactttttttttcttttacttgccAATTAATTCTGTCTTGGTGTT comes from the Musa acuminata AAA Group cultivar baxijiao chromosome BXJ1-10, Cavendish_Baxijiao_AAA, whole genome shotgun sequence genome and includes:
- the LOC135594820 gene encoding E3 ubiquitin-protein ligase RHA2A-like; amino-acid sequence: MGLSNHLHDVSGDSIPLLLLAAAAASIAYLRSLLLRLLPLSLSSSPADADADPEPSVGSGLAGLVVLADHLASNRSFAFASRSSGGEGRRAECAVCLCGLADGDRVRRLPCRHVFHGECLEGWFHHLNLTCPLCRSELAAPEVRAAADRRIGAELVAWLSHH